CGGGCAGGTCGTAGCGCAAGGTCACCCGGATCTCCGTGCCCCGGCCGCCGGGGGCGGGCTCGAAGCGGACCTCGCCGGAGTTGTCGATGTCGGCGCCGTCCACCGACCGCCAGGCGAGCAGCCGGCCGGGGTCGTCCTGCGTGGTCTCGGCGTCCCATTCGACCGTCGTGCCGAACGGCGCGCTGGCCCGCCAGTGACTGGTGCCCGGGCCGGTGACGCGCACCTCGTCCAGGTGCGCCATGAAGTCCGGCAGTCGCTTCAGGTCCTTCCAGAGGGCGTAGACCTCGTCCGGGGGCCGGGTGACGGTGGTGGCCGCGGTCAGTTCCATGGGGGTGCTCCTACGGGTGCGGGTCACGGCCGCGTAGACGTCCGTGGCCGTGATGGCGGTGACCGCGGCGGTCGCGGCTACGGTGCGGCCCCGGCCGCGGCCGTCGTGGTTCCTCAGGGCCCGGATCAGCATCGTCAGATCCATGAGGTCGCCGCCGACGCGGCCCCAGAGCCAGGCCGGATGCGGCCGCCCCAGCAGCCCGGTCGCCGCTGCCAGCTCGCGCAGCCCGACCAGGGTCGTGGCCGAGCGGTGCCGGGAGGTGCCGTCCACGCCCACGGCCCGGGCGAAGCCCGCCGGGGCGGCGGCCTGGGGCACGCCCAGGAGCGCGCTGGCCCAGCCGAGGCCGCGTACGAGCGGATCGTGCCGGAGGCGGGAGGTGGAGCGGGTGTCTGTCTTCATGAGTGCTTCCCACATGCGGTGAGGTGAACGGAAGGCGGGCCACGTGAACGAGAAGACGAAGCGCGTACGGCGAACACACCCGGAGTTTCCTCGCGGGCCGTGCTCAACCCTCGGTTCTCGTCACCGGGCCGGCAGCGCCGTCGTCCGGTCACCGGCATCAGCACCGATCTGCAGGGTGTGACTCGAGGAGCGGAATGCGTGTCCGGCCGGTCGAGTACGCGTCCGTGAGGCTGGGCGTCAGGGCCCGCCGTCCGTCCCACCGGGCCGGACGCGGACGGTCAGGAGGGTCACGCTGCTCGGGTACGACGGGGACGCGGGCGACCACGGTCCGGCGGGCCCCCGGCCGGAGCCGGGGCCGGGGTCGGACTCCGTTCGTGGCCGGCCCGGTCCGGGGGAGCGGGCGGACGGCGGCCCCGGGGTCCCTCCCTAGTGTTTGTCGGCGTTGCCGTGTCCGTCGGGATGCAGGACCACCTTGGTCCAGCCCTCGTCACGGGCGTCGAAGTGCTCGTAGGCGGTGGGGGCCTCGTCCAGGCTCAGCTCGTGGGAGACGATGAAGCTCGGCTCCGCCTTCCCGCCGGCGATCAGGTCCCGCAGCGCCCGGTTGTACTTCTTCACCGGCGCCTGCCCGGTCCCCATGTGCTGGCCCTTGAGCCACATCAACCCGAAGTCGATCGGGACCTTGCCCTGGGCCTCCAGCTCCCCCTGGGCCTCCGTGCCGCCGGGGTCCTGGGGGAGGAACACACCCACCACGCCGATGCCGCCGGTGAACCTGACCGAGTCGATCAGTCCGTTGAGCGTGAGGCTGGCGTCCTCGTGTCCCTGGGGGTCGTGTGCCTGGTAGCCGACGCACTCGCATCCGTTGTCGGCACCCAGACCGAGGGTGGCCTCCTTGACGACCTCCGCCGGGTTCTGCTCTGCGGTGTTGATCGGGATGGCCCCGATCTCCTCCGCCTTGCGCAGCCGGTCCGGCTGGTGGTCGGCCGTCCAGACGCGGCCGGCGCCCTTGAGGAGGGCGGAGTAGGTCGCCATCAGCCCGACGGGACCGGCCCCGAAGACGATGGTCTGGTCGCCCGGTTTGACGTGGGCCATCTCGGTGGCGTGATAGCCGGTGGGGAAGATGTCGGCGAGCATCACGTAGTCGGTCTGCCGCTCGGCGGCGTCCTCGCCCAGGCGCAGCGCGTTGAAGTCGCCGTAGGGCACGCGCAGCAGCTCCGCCTGGCCGCCCGGGTAGGGGCCCATGTCGGCGAATCCGTAAGCGGCTCCGGCGAGGGCCGGTTCGGGCTGCATGGTCAGGCAGTAGTTGGTCAGTCCCCGTTCGCACTGCTTGCAGAAGCCGCAGGCGATGTTGAAGGGCAGGACCACGTACTCGCCGACCTGGACCTTGCGGACGGCGGAGCCGACCTCCACGACCTGGCCCATGTTCTCGTGTCCCAGGGTGCGGCCGGACTCGAACGAGGTGCGGCCCTCGTACATGTGCAGGTCCGAACCGCAGATGTTGGTGGCGGTGATCTTGACGATGATGTCGCAGGGGTGCTCGATCTTCGCGTCGGGCACGTCCTTCACCGTGACCGTGCGCGGTCCTTCGTATACCGCTGCTTTCATGATGACTTCTTCCGGTGTCGCGGAAAACGACCGCGGCACAGCGATGATGAGACGGCGCAAAGAGCCTGGGTCCCGGAAGGCGCTACGACGGGATCCGTGGCTCCTGCGCGCCTCTACGGGCCGTTCACCCGGATCAGATGGAACGGTGGTGCTGCCACCGGCCCGCCCGGCGGGACTTCGCGCCCGGCGGCATTGCCGTGCGAGTCCCCATCGGCCTCCGAGACGAAACGGCCGTTCCCGATCGATCAGCGGACTTCTCCGGATCCGGACGGCCACCGACCGAAGTCGCATCTCCGGTTCAGGTCACCGGCCGGTCACCCCGTTCGTCCTCCAGCATGCGGCGACGTTCCT
Above is a genomic segment from Streptomyces glaucescens containing:
- a CDS encoding SRPBCC family protein, which codes for MKTDTRSTSRLRHDPLVRGLGWASALLGVPQAAAPAGFARAVGVDGTSRHRSATTLVGLRELAAATGLLGRPHPAWLWGRVGGDLMDLTMLIRALRNHDGRGRGRTVAATAAVTAITATDVYAAVTRTRRSTPMELTAATTVTRPPDEVYALWKDLKRLPDFMAHLDEVRVTGPGTSHWRASAPFGTTVEWDAETTQDDPGRLLAWRSVDGADIDNSGEVRFEPAPGGRGTEIRVTLRYDLPGGALGKAAARYFGEEPHQQLDDDLRRFKQIVEIGEVVRSEGAPGGKRARGEFPQHPARPLTEDELKEALA
- a CDS encoding glutathione-independent formaldehyde dehydrogenase, producing MKAAVYEGPRTVTVKDVPDAKIEHPCDIIVKITATNICGSDLHMYEGRTSFESGRTLGHENMGQVVEVGSAVRKVQVGEYVVLPFNIACGFCKQCERGLTNYCLTMQPEPALAGAAYGFADMGPYPGGQAELLRVPYGDFNALRLGEDAAERQTDYVMLADIFPTGYHATEMAHVKPGDQTIVFGAGPVGLMATYSALLKGAGRVWTADHQPDRLRKAEEIGAIPINTAEQNPAEVVKEATLGLGADNGCECVGYQAHDPQGHEDASLTLNGLIDSVRFTGGIGVVGVFLPQDPGGTEAQGELEAQGKVPIDFGLMWLKGQHMGTGQAPVKKYNRALRDLIAGGKAEPSFIVSHELSLDEAPTAYEHFDARDEGWTKVVLHPDGHGNADKH